A section of the Quatrionicoccus australiensis genome encodes:
- the motB gene encoding flagellar motor protein MotB: MSDDSTRPIVIKRKKVVAGGAHGGAWKIAYADFVTAMMAFFLLMWLLGSTAKGDLQGIADFFQNPLKVAQQGGSGSGDATSILQGGGKDLTRQAGQVKSGDVEKKRETSFSKEAQADFRRKEQERLETLKADIEKMIEQSPQLAQFKKQMLLDITSEGLRIQIVDEQNRPMFDSSSADLKPYTRDILRQIGKALNGVSNRVSLAGHTDAAQFSGGERGFSNWELSANRANASRRELVVGGMDDAKVLRVVGLASTVLFDKNDPLGSVNRRISIVVLNQKTEMAILQEEGPESEVANEEAVPQGLKLPNMGKGTAG; the protein is encoded by the coding sequence ATGAGCGACGACTCCACACGTCCGATAGTCATCAAGCGCAAGAAGGTTGTTGCTGGCGGTGCGCACGGTGGCGCCTGGAAAATTGCCTATGCCGACTTCGTGACGGCGATGATGGCCTTCTTCCTTCTCATGTGGCTGCTTGGCTCGACCGCCAAAGGCGACTTGCAGGGCATCGCCGATTTTTTCCAGAATCCGCTCAAGGTTGCACAGCAAGGGGGCAGTGGCTCTGGCGATGCGACCAGTATTCTGCAGGGCGGCGGCAAGGATTTGACGCGTCAGGCGGGGCAGGTCAAAAGTGGTGATGTCGAGAAAAAGAGGGAGACCTCCTTTTCCAAAGAGGCGCAGGCTGATTTTCGTCGCAAGGAGCAGGAGCGCCTGGAAACGCTGAAGGCGGATATCGAAAAAATGATCGAGCAGAGTCCGCAGCTCGCGCAGTTCAAGAAGCAGATGTTGCTCGATATTACCTCTGAGGGACTGCGCATCCAGATTGTGGACGAGCAAAATCGACCGATGTTTGACTCCAGTAGTGCAGACCTGAAACCTTATACGCGCGACATCCTCAGGCAGATCGGCAAGGCGCTGAACGGTGTCAGTAATCGGGTCAGTCTGGCCGGGCACACCGATGCAGCACAGTTTTCCGGGGGGGAGCGCGGATTTTCAAACTGGGAGCTCTCGGCCAATCGCGCCAATGCATCCCGACGCGAGTTGGTGGTCGGGGGCATGGATGACGCCAAGGTTTTGCGCGTAGTCGGCCTCGCCTCAACGGTATTGTTCGACAAGAACGATCCGCTAGGATCGGTGAATCGACGGATCAGTATCGTGGTATTAAATCAGAAAACGGAGATGGCTATCCTGCAGGAAGAAGGGCCGGAATCTGAGGTTGCAAATGAAGAAGCCGTTCCACAAGGCTTGAAGTTGCCAAACATGGGCAAGGGAACTGCCGGCTAA